Genomic DNA from Oscillatoria sp. FACHB-1406:
CGATCGCACGGAAGTTGTGGAAGGCAATCATTATTTTCCCCCCGATGCCATTCACTCCGAATATTTTAAGGAAAGTAGCACGCATACAACTTGCCCTTGGAAGGGAGTTGCTAGTTACTATACGGTAGTCGTAGACGGGCAAGAAAATAAAGATGCAGCCTGGTACTATCCCGAAGCAAAGGAAAAAGCGAAAAATATTCAAGGCTATGTTGCGTTTTGGCGCGGTGTAAAAGTTGAGTCCTGACAAATTGACGAAATAATTCGTAATTCGTAATTCGTAATTAATGGACACAGACATTGGGTAGCCCACCAGCCAGGACTTTGGTGCTTTTAGAAACGTACCTTGACGTTTTAAGTAGTGCTATAACGCTGAGAAACGCGAAGGCAATTTCTTAGAACCTCGGTAGGGACGTTATATATAACGTCCCTACCGAGCTAGGAAATGTCTAAAATTTTAATTTTTATTAGTCATCGAAACACCAAGCGATAAAGATGGCGACTAAAAACCAAAATAGCAAACGAAAGTTGCCGCTGATGTCAAGAATCCAATGGAAGGGAATACCCACAATCGCGCCAGTATAGAACCAATTTGTCCCACAAAATAAAAGCAGACCCAACAAAATAATTAAAGGCATACCTATAGTCCTAAAGCATTTCGGACGCTATCAATGTGTCAGCTTGTCCACTGTCCCCCCCTCGACAAAGCGCACCGTCCGAATCTCTACAATGAATGTAAAACGGGATGTGCCAGTCAAGCTTCTGGAGATAGAGAAAGGGCCGGACGGCTTCCCAATTCGGGTTCGAGGAGCCAAAAGTAATGTTTAAACTTAAGCGTAGCCCTTTAATTATTTTAATTGCATCTGTTGCGATCGCGCCCGTCGCCGTATTGGCTGCTAACTTCGATTCGTTAACGATTAAAACGGGCTTCCGGCAATCGACAGTTAACGGGTTTACTGGCGGATCTTACTCTTTTTCCGAGCAATTTAGCAGCCGCGATCGCAACGGCAAACAATGCTTGGGTTTTGGCGATACCAACCCCGACCATATTTTAACGCTCCAAAACGACTTCCCCAAACTCAACCTGCAAGTCAGCAGCGGCGGAAACGATACCACCCTCGTCATGCAAGGACCGAACGACGAAACGCTACGCTGCGGCGACGATAGCGACAGAAGTCGCGACGCGAGCATTAAAGATGTCAATGTGCCAGCGGGAACCTATAAAATCTGGGTGGGTTCCGTCCAACCTGGACAGCGCTGGAACTATCGCCTCTCTGTCTCGGAATAATCGAGCAAATTGGGGAAAAAACCGCGATACAATGAAGCTTAAACCGAGCATTGCAGCAACCAAAAATTCATGGACGTAAAAGCCGCCGTCGCCTGGGAAGCCGGACAACCCCTCAGCATCGAAACCGTACAACTCGAAGGCCCAAAAGCGGGCGAAGTTCTCGTCGAAATTAAAGCGACAGGCGTGTGTCACACCGATGCTTACACCCTCTCCGGAACCGACCCAGAAGGCTTATTTCCCGCTATTTTAGGGCATGAAGGTGCGGGAGTGGTTGTCGAAGTCGGCGCGGGCGTAAGCAGCCTTAAAGCGGGCGATCGCGTCATTCCCTTGTATACTCCAGAATGCCGACAATGCAAATTCTGTCTCAGCCGCAAAACCAATCTCTGTCAAGCCATTCGCGCCACTCAAGGCAAAGGTTTAATGCCCGATGGCACTTCTCGCTTTTCTAGCAACGGTAAACCCATCTATCACTACATGGGAACCTCCACCTTTGCCAACTATACCGTTTTACCCGAAATTGCCCTGGCTAAAATTCGCGAAGATGCCCCTTTTGATGCAGTTTGTTACATTGGTTGCGGCGTAACAACGGGCATCGGTGCGGTTATTTTTACCGCTAAAGTTGAAGCCGGGGCGAATGTCGTTGTATTTGGGTTGGGGGGCATTGGTTTAAACGTCATTCAAGGCGCAAAAATGGTCGGCGCGGATAAAATAATCGGCATCGATTTGAACCCCGAAAAACGCGAAATTGCTGAAAAATTTGGCATGACGCACTTCATTAATCCTCGCGAAATTGAAGGCGATTTAGTCGCGCATATCATCGAACTCACTGACGGCGGTGCGGACTATAGCTTTGAATGTATCGGCAATGTCAACGTCATGCGACAAGCCCTAGAATGCTGTCATAAAGGTTGGGGCGTTTGTACGATTATTGGCGTAGCGGGAGCGGGGCAAGAAATTAGTACCCGCCCGTTTCAGTTGGTGACGGGTCGCGTTTGGAAAGGCAGCGCATTTGGCGGCGCGAGGGGACGAACGGATGTCCCTAAAATTGTCGATTGGTATATGGAAAACAAGATTAATATTGACGATTTAATCACGCATAAATTGCCATTAGAACGCATCAATGAAGCTTTTGATTTGATGCACAAAGGTGAATCGATTCGCACGGTCATCGAGTTTTAGAAGACTCGAAAAACGCTATATGACCTCCCAGCTATAGCGCTACCTGCCCGGTAATGAGCGGTACTAAAAGCTGAATTAGGGCAGAGCGATACTCTGTCCCTACATCTAAAATTCAGTGCATCAGGACTGGGAATTGGTACATGGTCATAAATGGCTCTGCGTAGCGCTATATTTTGGATTCTATATCGTCCCGAAAAGGATCGCTCCAACTCACACCACGATACAATTCTTCTAGGGACATTTTTACGCCCAGACTCGATAACATCATGTTTTTTTCGTCTTGGTAAGTTTCAATGTCCCATCGCTGCCAGTTCCCTTCTTTGATGCGATGGCGGCGTTCTACTTGTCGGGTATCGCGATCGATTAAAAGATATTCTTCAAGCGAGTTAAGCTGTCGGTAATCTTCAAACTTTGGGCTGCGATCGAATAATTCTGTTGCCGGAGAAACCACTTCCACAATCAGTTTGGGATAACATTTTGTATTGCTGTCTTCAACATCGCGAACATCGACGGTAACGAAAAGATCGGGATAGTAGAGAAATGAGTCGCCGTCGCTAATTCTGGCATCGCCGGTAAAGAGTTGAAATTCGCGCGCTCTTCGCTGGAGATTCGTAGCGATTAAATAGCTCAAATTACTACGAATGCGACGATGGTCGTCGTTTTCTAGTTGGATTGGATAAACCATCCCGCCGCGATATTCATGTCGCCGATGACTGCTGCTTTCTAAAAGTAAGTAATCTTGGATACTGAAACCGGTCGGAATTGCCATTATAGTTACAGAATGTAATGAATGAAATTGAACTATCGATCGCGAAATACTTGAGGTCGGTCAGCGCACCCGAGCCGATCCGTTTAAGTATTGTGACCTTTTAAGTGAGAGAAATTCCTCTGTCAAAGGGCCGACTGTTTAAGCACAACTTGAAGTGAAGCTCGAAGAATTACCAAGCTCTTGCAGTCGGAGTAGTCGGAATCCCACTCCTCCGTTACCCAAAATTTTGGGTTTAAAGCCCCGTTTTTCGACAAAATGGCTCACCTTCGACCCGCTGGAGGGCGGGTCGGGTCAAACTCGAGCCGTTCTCCAAGAATGCTCGCTTGGATACGAAATCAGCGACATTTTGCCCGTGACTGAGGAGTTGACCGGCTCTCTAGCGATCGCTCGATTTATACGTTACGCAGTAGCAAGTTTAGAAGAAATATCGAGTCAAGAACGATCGCAGCAACTTACTGCGTTAAAGCACGGAACATTTGCTGCAAATTGTCGAGAAATCCCTTCTTTTTAACGCCTGCTGCTTCTGTTTCCGCACTGTCCGGCGGTGCTAACAAGCGCTCTAAAGCTTCTCCGACGGGTTTCTGCGATTCTTCGGCTATCAGTTCGTACTCGGCTTCTGCCTTTTCGACCCAAACTTGCCAGGACGAAGGATAGGCGCGCAATACAGCCCCGCCATCAAAAGGTTTGAGGTAGTAGCTCGTTTCTAGGGTACTGAGGAAGCGATCGCGCAACTGACGGGCGGCGTAACCAATCCCGACTGTTGCCACGCTTTCCAACTGCGGAATCAGTAAAACGACAGGGCGATCGCCCGCCAAATTCGCGAGTTTTTCCACTTGCTCCACTTCCACTGAAGAAGGCGCAACGATGAGAAAAATGCGATCCTCATCGGAGATTTTCCCCTCAACCGGCGTTCGAGAAGTCCCGACATCGCCGACTTTAAACGTCGTTTCGCCCCAATCGCGTCGTGCGAGGGCTGCTGCTCCCGTATCGGAAAAGAGGACTTTTAAACCGGAACCGTAGGACTCAAACAGGGGTGTAAATTGCAGGGCGAGCGATTGGGCTTGTAGGGCAATTTCCGGAATGCCCAACTCAACTTGAACGCGCTGACAACCGTCATCAAGGGCGCGCTGGGTGGCTTCTTTTGCCGTCGCGATCGCATCGTCTAATGTTTTAGGAAATTCAGGCATCATTCATTATTCATCATTCATCACCCATTATTCACGATCGCTCCTCCCTCATAATTCATAATTCATAATTCATCACTCATAATTCATCATTACCAAGGATTGCCGATCGTAGAAAACCCGCTCCAATAGTAAGGATGGCTCAAATTAATTGGTTGATTTGCCAATTCCGGCGGTAACGGAAAATTCCCTTTCGGCGTGACTAACTGACCGTTTTCGATCCGCACTTTGCCGTGAATCATCGCCAGTTGCGCTTGTCGTAATGCTTCAGCCTTAATCGGAACTTCCCGCAATTGCTCGTAAAACGTCGCCATCACGCCCAACGTTCCTGCATCACTCACCGACCACAAACTGCCCATTGCCGTTTTCACCCCCGCTAACACCGCCAGTCCGGCAAACCCCAACTCCGCTTCCTCATCCCCAACCGCCGTGCGACAGGCACTCAAAATCAGTAACTCTACGGGCGGATCGTTCCATCCCAGTGTCCGCAACTGGTCGAGAGAAAGTCGCGTATCGCTCAATTGTATGTAAGAATCACTGGGTTTGCCCGCACGGAATTCGCCGTGAGTCGCTAGGTGAATGATGCCGTAAGGATTGCGATCGCGCGCTCCTTTAAGATTGGTCAACGTAAAATCATCATTGAGGAAAGCATCGCCCCGCCACAAATCACCCGAAATCAACTTTACCTCTTCCGCTGCTGCCGGAAGGGGTTGCTGCGAATCAAACTTCTGCGCCCCCATCGCCAGCACGGTACGCTCGCGAATATCGCGATAGCTCAAATCCGTCAGCGACAAACTGGGCATTAATCCAATACTGTAGCGCTCGACAACAAACCCTTGACCGTCGTACAGCGCCGCTAAAGGCAACGTTCGCAAGCCCGTATCGACGACAAAGACTAAATTGACAATCTGCTGCTCTTTCAAATCCTTCTCTAAAGGCGCTAGCAACCATTGATACATTTGCCCTGCCGAATCGCGATAGTTTTGCCGCCCGGAATTGGTAATCGCCGCTTGAAAGCGCCTCGCCTCCGCCATAACTTCTTTGCGCGTTACGCCGACGCGATGGCGAAATGGTTCCCCAGAAGAAGTCACGAGAATCAGTTCTAGTACGTCGGTCGGTTTTTCGGAGGATTGACCTTCCACCGAAAGCAACGAAGTCCCTTCCTGCTGTTGGGCGGGGACAAAGACGGCGTAAATTAAAGCCGGTTTCACGCCCGTTGCTGCTTCTAATTCGCGCATTTTTTGCTGGGGATCTTGAGCGTTGCGGGCAACATTCCCCATCCCGAAGTAATCTTCAAACTTTTTCGCCATGCGCGCGTCTGCTGCGGCAACCTCGCTGTAGCCGCCTCCCCCTGCCCCCCCAGAAAGCGAGACGCTTATTGGTGTATTAGAGGACGACATCAGATCGGTGGCAATAGAAGCAGGAATTTGGGGATTTCCGGACGGGTTAGGCTGTAGTGTGGTTGGGGGTGTGGTTGGGGATGTGGATGGGGTTGGGGGTGTGGGTGTGGGTGTGGGTGTGGTTGGGGGTGTGGCTGGGGTTGACTGCCCATCCACACTGATAATATTCACGTTGCCTTGGTTGTGGGTATAAAGATAGCTTTGGGTGGGGGCAATGGTTTCGCTGCCGCTGGTTATCGCGGCGCTAGTCCCGTTGACGGTTGCATCTCCGACTTTAAAGGGGGTTGTTCCTTGACCGCCGTGATTCACGGTAATGCTGCCGCCTCCCGCGTTGCCGATGCTGGAAAGGCTGGCAGAGACTCCGTTCGGGGCGGTAAAGCTGCCGGTGGCGCGGAAAAATTGCCCGGTTGTTATATTGATATTGCCGCCTGCGCTATTAATCGAGGTGACTTGGATATTACTGGGGGCAGTGAGGGTGACGTTACCGCCACCAGAGGAGAGTGCGCCAGTCGTAATTCCAGCTTGGGTACTGTTGAGGGAGAGGGGGCCGCCTGTTGTTGCGATCGCGCTGCTACTAACATTCCCATGAGCGATCGCGCTGAATTGCGGCGCGTTAATGCTCGCCTGCGTTGTATCGATGCTTCCTCCAGCCTCCGGCGATCGCAACGTTACCGGCGAGTTAAAATTAAGGGTTGCATTTCCGAGGGCCGCGATCGCGCCGCTACTATCGCTCCGTCCGATAAAAACCTGACTGAATCCGGGCTGCAATAACGCCAACTCACTAGCATTCAAATTCAAACGCGGATCGTTACTATTGACGTTGCCGCCTACCGTAATCCCCAAACTCGGCGTAAGCGGTTGTAAAGTTAACGTACCGTTACCTCGAATGCTGCTCGAGTCGAGCAAATCGATCTCGTCGCCCGTCAGGGTTAAATCGCCCCCGCCCCCCGCACTAATAACGCTATTCCCTTGAACATTGATGCCCGTACTCGATGCCGTTCCCGTTAGCGCGATCGCGCCGCTGCCCGTCGTCTCGATCCGACCATTATCGACGCGAATCCCATAGCTATTATTCGCATTACTGTTCGTCGTTCCCGTCAGCGTTATCGCCCCGTCCGCCGCGCGAACCGTACCGCCCACATAAATCCCGTCGTTATTTTGTCCGCCGCTTCCTCCGGTTCCCGTCAGCGCGATCGTACCGCCGCCTGCGGTTACAATCGTCGTTCCCGTACCGACCACAACTCCATACTTACTATTCCCGCCATCCGGCCCGCGACCGCTCCCAATAATATTGCCGCCGCCCGCATCAAGATTCGCTAGAATATTCAGCGTTCCACCGCCTGTATTGTTTGCATCGGCAATGAGTTCGATCGCTCCGCCGTTCGTTGTAATATTTTGATTGACGACGAGATTGCTCCACGCTTCCGCCTTCAGCCCCACGCCAGAATTTGCTAAATTAACCGGAGCAGTAAACGTAATATCGCCCGTCGAGTGCAAGATAATGTTACTTGTTGCCGCATTCAATAACGCTGCATCAATCGTATTCGCGCCCACATCCGGATCGTTGAAGTCATCGACTTGACTTAAACTTGTAAATGTGCCTGGGCCACTAATAATTGTAATACTGCTCGGATCGAGCAATAATGTCCCCGCTTGCCCGTTCGGTGCGGTAGTATCGACTTTACCGTCGAACTTCAGCGCATTCAAGCCCGACACTTCCACAAATCCACCGTTAGAGGGCGCATTGCTCGCTCCCCGCGCCGTTAGCGTGCCGTAAAATTGCGTCGTATCGTTGCCCCAAACAATAACTCGTCCGCCATTCACTTTTTCTCCGCTCGCGGGAACGCTAGGAGCGATCGCATCCGCAGCAATGACCGAATCGCGACTGACAAACGTTCGTTCTGCATTAAAAATCGTCCCTTTGCCTTGATAATCGCCCCCAATCCGGATATTGCCGCCGCCGCTACCCGAAGCATTCAAATTCGCACCGCTCAACTGGACGCGATTCCCCAAAATATTAATTTCTCCCCCTTGTTGCGCGCTTGAAGAGACATCGAGATTGCCCGATATTGCCGTACTGCCGATCGCACTCGAAATTCTCGCGCCCGTAGCCGTTGCCTGGACTTGATTATCTGCCGTAACGCTCAATCCAGTTTCAACCCCCACTCCAGCCAACAGAGTCGGTAAATCTAGGGCGGTAAAGGGCGCAATCTGCCCTTGTACCGAGCGAGGCGGCTGAATTTCTAAGCTCAGTAAGCTTCCCGGTTGCGAGATTTTGACGATGCTGCTACCGGGAACTGCCGCAATTGTAATACGCCCGCCCGCCGCAGCCAGATTGCCGGTATTCGCAACCGTTCCAGCTAGTAGCGTTAAGTTTTGCCCGGGGGCAACATTTAAGTTACCTGCATTGACAATTGCGCCCGGTTGCGATAGATCAAAAGCAAAGTTGGAGGGATTACCGACGAGGTTGGCATAATCGTTGCTGCCAGTGGCATTAAACCAAAAATTATTGCCCCAGCCAATTCCCGTCGCCGTCGTAGCGATGAAGTCGGCGGGAAGGTTGAGACTTGCCCCGTTTCCAAAGATAATGCCAGCGGGGTTCATCAGGTAGAGGTTGGGACTGCCGCCAGTCACTTGAATTAAACCATTGATGAGGGAAGGATCGCCACCGACGACGCGCCCTAAGATATTTTGAAGCCCGGGAGTGGCGAGGAAATTAGCGACTTGTTCGGTAGAAAGACCGAATTGTTGGAAACTGTGGAAAAGATTAGCGCGATCGCCAGAAAGAGTGCCACCGTTAATATTGAAGCGATTATTTTCAACGGTGACAGTCGTGTTAGTTCCGTCGTCGGCGGCAGTAATAGATTCAGCGCCCAGGGGAGTGCTTAAACCCAAAATTCCCGCTCCAACGAGAGGTAATAATGCAGTAAGGTAGATTGCGCGCATGGAAAACCCTCTCGATGCAGTCTCTATTTATTAGGATGCCCTAACCGCGTTATTTCTCCTCACATATGACTCAAAATTTCATTTACACTAGAGGACGAGAGAGTTAGCGAGAAGGTTGCAGGCAGGCTTTTTAAGTCAGCTTGAGGAAAGTCCGGACTCCCGAAAGACCGAGCTTGCTGGGTAACGCCCAGTGCGCGCGAGCGCGAGGAGAGTGCCACAGAAACATACCGCCTTTTTGACCGTTCCCACGATTCATGCAACAGTTCCCAGCCGCTTAAGCTGATAACCGATCGCTGATGACTGATAACGACTAAAAGGTAAGGGTGCAAAGGTGCGGTAAGAGCGCACCAGCAGTATCGAGAGGTGCTGGCTCGGTAAACCCCGGCTGGGAGCAAGGTCGGAGGGACAAGGGTTGGTCTTTTTCCCGTCCCGTTTTAGGCGTACCGCAACAGGTGTCTGGTGACAGACATCGCAGATAGATAACCTTCCTCCTCTTCTCGTTAAGAGGGGAACAGAATCCGGCTTACGTCTAACTCTCTTCTCTAACTTGGATCGGGCGAAGCTTGCCCGATCGCTTTTTCGGCGCTGTGAGGACGTTCTTCTGGCTCGTCGGCAGCGATGAGAACGGTTTCGGTTTCCTCAAGGCTGGGGAGATGTTCTTGTTCTGTTTTTCTGACGGCCCGAATCGCGTTTAATGCCTCCTTAATTAAAACAGCGGTGGGAACGGCAACGACTACGCCTAAGAAGCCCCCCACGCGCGCTCCGGTGAGGATAGCAACGAAGACCCAAAAGGGATTTAACCCCGTCACGCGC
This window encodes:
- a CDS encoding CHAT domain-containing protein, whose amino-acid sequence is MRAIYLTALLPLVGAGILGLSTPLGAESITAADDGTNTTVTVENNRFNINGGTLSGDRANLFHSFQQFGLSTEQVANFLATPGLQNILGRVVGGDPSLINGLIQVTGGSPNLYLMNPAGIIFGNGASLNLPADFIATTATGIGWGNNFWFNATGSNDYANLVGNPSNFAFDLSQPGAIVNAGNLNVAPGQNLTLLAGTVANTGNLAAAGGRITIAAVPGSSIVKISQPGSLLSLEIQPPRSVQGQIAPFTALDLPTLLAGVGVETGLSVTADNQVQATATGARISSAIGSTAISGNLDVSSSAQQGGEINILGNRVQLSGANLNASGSGGGNIRIGGDYQGKGTIFNAERTFVSRDSVIAADAIAPSVPASGEKVNGGRVIVWGNDTTQFYGTLTARGASNAPSNGGFVEVSGLNALKFDGKVDTTAPNGQAGTLLLDPSSITIISGPGTFTSLSQVDDFNDPDVGANTIDAALLNAATSNIILHSTGDITFTAPVNLANSGVGLKAEAWSNLVVNQNITTNGGAIELIADANNTGGGTLNILANLDAGGGNIIGSGRGPDGGNSKYGVVVGTGTTIVTAGGGTIALTGTGGSGGQNNDGIYVGGTVRAADGAITLTGTTNSNANNSYGIRVDNGRIETTGSGAIALTGTASSTGINVQGNSVISAGGGGDLTLTGDEIDLLDSSSIRGNGTLTLQPLTPSLGITVGGNVNSNDPRLNLNASELALLQPGFSQVFIGRSDSSGAIAALGNATLNFNSPVTLRSPEAGGSIDTTQASINAPQFSAIAHGNVSSSAIATTGGPLSLNSTQAGITTGALSSGGGNVTLTAPSNIQVTSINSAGGNINITTGQFFRATGSFTAPNGVSASLSSIGNAGGGSITVNHGGQGTTPFKVGDATVNGTSAAITSGSETIAPTQSYLYTHNQGNVNIISVDGQSTPATPPTTPTPTPTPPTPSTSPTTPPTTLQPNPSGNPQIPASIATDLMSSSNTPISVSLSGGAGGGGYSEVAAADARMAKKFEDYFGMGNVARNAQDPQQKMRELEAATGVKPALIYAVFVPAQQQEGTSLLSVEGQSSEKPTDVLELILVTSSGEPFRHRVGVTRKEVMAEARRFQAAITNSGRQNYRDSAGQMYQWLLAPLEKDLKEQQIVNLVFVVDTGLRTLPLAALYDGQGFVVERYSIGLMPSLSLTDLSYRDIRERTVLAMGAQKFDSQQPLPAAAEEVKLISGDLWRGDAFLNDDFTLTNLKGARDRNPYGIIHLATHGEFRAGKPSDSYIQLSDTRLSLDQLRTLGWNDPPVELLILSACRTAVGDEEAELGFAGLAVLAGVKTAMGSLWSVSDAGTLGVMATFYEQLREVPIKAEALRQAQLAMIHGKVRIENGQLVTPKGNFPLPPELANQPINLSHPYYWSGFSTIGNPW
- a CDS encoding S-(hydroxymethyl)glutathione dehydrogenase/class III alcohol dehydrogenase, whose translation is MDVKAAVAWEAGQPLSIETVQLEGPKAGEVLVEIKATGVCHTDAYTLSGTDPEGLFPAILGHEGAGVVVEVGAGVSSLKAGDRVIPLYTPECRQCKFCLSRKTNLCQAIRATQGKGLMPDGTSRFSSNGKPIYHYMGTSTFANYTVLPEIALAKIREDAPFDAVCYIGCGVTTGIGAVIFTAKVEAGANVVVFGLGGIGLNVIQGAKMVGADKIIGIDLNPEKREIAEKFGMTHFINPREIEGDLVAHIIELTDGGADYSFECIGNVNVMRQALECCHKGWGVCTIIGVAGAGQEISTRPFQLVTGRVWKGSAFGGARGRTDVPKIVDWYMENKINIDDLITHKLPLERINEAFDLMHKGESIRTVIEF
- a CDS encoding DUF427 domain-containing protein, whose translation is MPKAIWNGTVIAQSDRTEVVEGNHYFPPDAIHSEYFKESSTHTTCPWKGVASYYTVVVDGQENKDAAWYYPEAKEKAKNIQGYVAFWRGVKVES
- a CDS encoding DUF1995 family protein encodes the protein MPEFPKTLDDAIATAKEATQRALDDGCQRVQVELGIPEIALQAQSLALQFTPLFESYGSGLKVLFSDTGAAALARRDWGETTFKVGDVGTSRTPVEGKISDEDRIFLIVAPSSVEVEQVEKLANLAGDRPVVLLIPQLESVATVGIGYAARQLRDRFLSTLETSYYLKPFDGGAVLRAYPSSWQVWVEKAEAEYELIAEESQKPVGEALERLLAPPDSAETEAAGVKKKGFLDNLQQMFRALTQ
- a CDS encoding Uma2 family endonuclease, with the protein product MAIPTGFSIQDYLLLESSSHRRHEYRGGMVYPIQLENDDHRRIRSNLSYLIATNLQRRAREFQLFTGDARISDGDSFLYYPDLFVTVDVRDVEDSNTKCYPKLIVEVVSPATELFDRSPKFEDYRQLNSLEEYLLIDRDTRQVERRHRIKEGNWQRWDIETYQDEKNMMLSSLGVKMSLEELYRGVSWSDPFRDDIESKI